A single window of Calditrichota bacterium DNA harbors:
- a CDS encoding acyl-CoA carboxylase subunit beta: MFRKNHNHMLTLLMDLRTRATEFTQPNPKALEKLHKRKKYSARERIQKVIDPGTEILEIGRFAAYNMYQDVPGGYPYAGSVIAIATISGKKAVIMANEPLVKSGSWVGLSCKKNLRAQEISMENHLPIVYMVDSAGVFLERQWEVFPDKEHFGRIFRNNAKMAAMGIPQISCVFGWCVAGGAYLPGMSSSLAMVKNNASMFLAGPFLVKSALGQDVDLDTLGGAYMHNAVSGVADYLLEDEEEAFQWIRDQMAQIGEKPRANFDRITPEEPAYDPEEILGILPAEPTQTYDVREIIARIVDGSRFEEFKPLWGQTIVTGFARIGGYAVGIVANQGKPVKKEMPPDPYGRPQPPQIQMGNVIYSDSANKASHFIMMCNERRIPLIFMHDVTGFMVGRQAENEGIIQDGAQFVNVQANSVVPKFSVVIRNSYGAGNYAMCGKAYDPRLIVAWPTARIAVMEGGIAANTILLTKKNLSDEEKAALKKDIMKRYEEETSPYFSAARLVVDDIIDPRDTRKLLIQGLEMADHNPIIPEFKNGVMRM; encoded by the coding sequence ATGTTTCGAAAGAACCACAACCACATGCTCACGCTGTTAATGGACCTGCGCACCCGAGCAACGGAGTTTACCCAGCCCAATCCAAAAGCCTTAGAAAAACTTCACAAACGAAAAAAATATTCTGCCCGCGAGAGAATTCAAAAAGTCATCGACCCCGGTACTGAAATTCTGGAAATCGGCCGTTTCGCCGCCTACAACATGTACCAGGATGTTCCGGGAGGGTACCCCTACGCCGGAAGTGTCATTGCAATTGCGACGATCTCCGGGAAAAAGGCGGTCATCATGGCCAACGAACCGTTGGTGAAATCGGGCTCGTGGGTGGGACTGTCCTGCAAAAAAAATCTTCGCGCACAGGAGATTTCCATGGAAAATCACCTGCCTATTGTGTACATGGTCGATTCGGCAGGGGTGTTTTTGGAGCGGCAATGGGAGGTTTTCCCCGATAAAGAGCACTTTGGCCGCATTTTTCGAAACAATGCCAAAATGGCGGCCATGGGAATCCCGCAAATCTCCTGTGTCTTTGGCTGGTGTGTGGCGGGAGGTGCCTATCTGCCGGGGATGAGCAGTTCGCTGGCGATGGTGAAAAATAATGCCAGCATGTTTTTGGCGGGCCCTTTTTTGGTGAAATCCGCTTTGGGGCAGGACGTGGATCTGGACACGCTTGGCGGCGCATATATGCACAATGCCGTCAGCGGCGTAGCAGATTATTTGCTGGAAGATGAAGAAGAGGCATTCCAGTGGATACGCGATCAGATGGCTCAGATCGGTGAGAAACCGCGGGCAAATTTCGACCGGATTACTCCGGAAGAGCCTGCCTACGATCCGGAAGAAATTCTGGGCATTTTACCGGCGGAACCCACCCAGACCTACGATGTCCGGGAGATCATTGCCCGAATTGTGGATGGCAGCCGTTTTGAGGAATTTAAACCGCTCTGGGGGCAAACCATTGTCACGGGTTTTGCCCGCATTGGCGGCTACGCGGTTGGGATTGTGGCGAATCAGGGAAAACCGGTCAAAAAGGAGATGCCGCCCGATCCCTATGGTCGTCCGCAGCCGCCGCAAATTCAAATGGGCAATGTGATTTACAGCGATTCGGCGAATAAGGCGTCCCATTTTATTATGATGTGCAACGAGCGGCGAATTCCCCTGATTTTTATGCACGATGTGACCGGCTTTATGGTGGGACGCCAGGCGGAAAATGAGGGAATTATTCAGGACGGCGCCCAGTTCGTGAATGTGCAGGCCAATTCGGTGGTGCCCAAATTCTCGGTCGTTATCCGGAATAGCTACGGTGCCGGGAATTACGCCATGTGCGGAAAGGCCTACGATCCGCGCCTGATTGTTGCCTGGCCCACCGCGCGGATTGCCGTCATGGAAGGCGGCATTGCGGCCAACACCATTCTCCTGACCAAAAAGAATCTTTCGGATGAGGAAAAGGCTGCTCTGAAAAAGGACATCATGAAACGCTACGAGGAAGAAACCTCCCCCTATTTTTCCGCAGCGCGGCTCGTGGTGGACGATATTATCGATCCCCGCGATACGCGAAAGCTCTTGATTCAGGGACTCGAAATGGCGGACCACAATCCGATCATCCCGGAGTTTAAAAACGGGGTGATGAGAATGTAA
- a CDS encoding ABC transporter ATP-binding protein, translated as MIELKELTRKFGHFTAVDHVSFTVPSGQVCGYLGPNGAGKTTTIKMLTGLIRPTFGSASIEGFDILENPIEVKRRIGYVPESGALYEKLTPLEYLQLIGRLYHLEEDPLKRRIGEFLQLFQLERHKNQRMDTFSKGMKQKIVIASALLHNPSVIFFDEPLNGLDANSALLVKELIRKLADQGKTIFYSSHILEVVEKICDRVIIIDHGRIVADGSIHDLQEMTRETSLEEIFSQVTHSEDMGEIAEAFSKIIGS; from the coding sequence ATGATTGAACTAAAGGAACTGACACGCAAATTCGGACATTTTACGGCTGTTGATCATGTGTCGTTCACGGTGCCTTCGGGCCAGGTCTGTGGATATTTGGGGCCAAACGGAGCAGGAAAAACCACGACCATAAAAATGCTCACCGGTCTGATTCGACCAACTTTCGGATCGGCCTCTATCGAGGGATTCGATATTCTTGAGAATCCCATCGAGGTCAAAAGGCGCATCGGTTACGTTCCGGAATCCGGGGCGTTGTACGAAAAACTGACTCCACTGGAATATCTGCAATTAATCGGGCGTTTGTACCATCTGGAAGAAGATCCGTTAAAACGCCGGATTGGAGAATTTCTCCAACTTTTCCAATTGGAAAGACACAAAAATCAACGAATGGACACCTTTTCAAAGGGGATGAAGCAAAAAATTGTCATTGCCTCTGCTTTATTGCACAATCCCAGTGTCATCTTTTTTGATGAACCACTCAACGGTCTGGATGCAAACTCGGCACTTCTGGTAAAAGAACTCATTCGAAAGCTGGCCGATCAGGGCAAAACCATCTTTTACAGCTCACATATTCTTGAAGTGGTTGAGAAAATTTGCGATCGGGTGATTATTATCGATCACGGGAGAATTGTGGCGGACGGAAGCATCCATGATTTGCAGGAAATGACACGGGAAACATCATTAGAGGAAATATTTAGTCAGGTAACGCATTCGGAAGATATGGGAGAAATTGCCGAAGCGTTTTCAAAAATAATCGGGTCGTAG
- a CDS encoding pyridoxal phosphate-dependent aminotransferase has product MTLNRPFQLPDRLREFTSFLVMDVLERANELEREGHSIIHLEIGEPDFPTPRKILEAGQKALSEGATHYTHSMGIYPLREAISDWYRKKYHVTVDPNQVVVTMGTSPGLLLILSVLLNPGDEIILTNPGYACYANFIRYLEGVPVFVDVAEENGFQYRTADIRQKLSERTRAILINSPSNPTGHLLPPEEMVEISRLNVPIISDEIYHGLVYEGQEHSFLELSPDAFVLNGFSKLFAMTGWRLGYVIVPEAYVRPIQKLQQNFFISANAASQIAGITALTESHPELEDMKRQYNERRTYLIERLRAMGFGIAVEPTGAFYVFANAKKFTRDSLKFSYDLLENAHVAVAPGIDFGSNGEGFMRFSYANSLEAIEEGMDRLEHYLGRRNQG; this is encoded by the coding sequence ATGACGCTAAACCGACCCTTTCAGCTGCCCGATCGTTTGAGGGAGTTCACCTCCTTTTTGGTGATGGATGTTCTGGAACGCGCCAATGAGCTGGAGCGCGAGGGGCATTCCATTATTCACTTGGAAATTGGCGAACCCGATTTCCCGACGCCCCGAAAAATACTGGAAGCGGGCCAAAAAGCCCTTTCGGAAGGGGCAACGCACTATACCCACAGCATGGGCATTTACCCCCTGCGGGAGGCCATTTCCGACTGGTACCGAAAAAAATACCATGTAACCGTCGATCCCAATCAGGTCGTGGTGACTATGGGTACCTCCCCGGGCCTGTTGTTGATTTTGTCCGTTCTTCTGAATCCGGGTGACGAAATTATTTTGACCAACCCGGGATATGCGTGTTACGCCAATTTTATTCGCTATTTGGAAGGCGTTCCCGTTTTTGTTGATGTGGCAGAAGAAAATGGGTTTCAGTACCGTACCGCAGATATTCGGCAAAAACTTTCGGAGCGAACCCGGGCTATTCTGATCAATTCCCCGTCGAATCCTACCGGACATTTACTGCCGCCTGAAGAGATGGTGGAAATCTCCCGGCTGAATGTGCCCATTATTTCTGACGAGATCTACCACGGTCTGGTTTACGAAGGGCAGGAACATTCCTTCCTGGAGCTTTCTCCTGATGCCTTTGTCCTGAACGGTTTCTCAAAGCTGTTTGCCATGACCGGCTGGCGGCTGGGTTATGTCATTGTCCCTGAGGCGTATGTTCGTCCCATTCAGAAACTGCAGCAGAATTTTTTCATTTCCGCCAATGCCGCGTCACAAATCGCCGGAATAACGGCCCTGACCGAGTCTCATCCGGAATTGGAAGACATGAAGCGGCAGTACAATGAACGGCGGACATACCTGATTGAGAGGCTGCGGGCAATGGGTTTCGGCATTGCAGTGGAACCCACCGGAGCATTTTACGTGTTTGCGAATGCAAAGAAATTTACCCGGGATTCCCTGAAATTTTCGTATGATCTTCTGGAAAATGCCCACGTGGCTGTAGCTCCGGGAATTGATTTTGGCAGTAACGGTGAGGGATTTATGCGTTTTTCCTACGCCAATTCTTTGGAAGCTATCGAAGAAGGAATGGATCGGCTGGAGCACTATTTAGGACGAAGAAACCAAGGGTAG
- the gatB gene encoding Asp-tRNA(Asn)/Glu-tRNA(Gln) amidotransferase subunit GatB: MEYEVVIGLEVHAQLSTESKIFCSCSTEFGAPPNTHVCPVCMGMPGVLPVLNEKAVDYAIRMGLATHCTIAEHSIFARKNYFYPDLPKGYQISQFEEPLCEHGYVEIESDGQRKRIGITRIHMEEDAGKSVHAEEFVSKNETLVDLNRCGVPLIEIVSEPDMRSPREAYLYLATLKQILEYLEISDCNMEEGSLRCDANVSLRPVGAKEFGVKTEVKNMNSFHGVEKALEYEIERQRKILLKGGKISQQTMLWNAKEGKIIPMRSKEEANDYRYFPEPDLVPLDVDPAWVNRIAQELPELPYQKKQRFVKDYALPDYDATVLTTSKYLADFYEEAMKRYEDAKKLSNWMMGEVLRFLGERKLDIQDSRISPNNLVELLKLIDDGTINANTAKAIFNEIAETGKSPRKIVEARGLAQVSDSSELETVVVEVIESHPAELEKYLAGKESLIGFFMGQVMKATRGKANPKLVNDLLRKKLAEKK; this comes from the coding sequence ATGGAATATGAAGTCGTCATTGGTCTGGAAGTTCATGCACAGCTTTCAACGGAATCCAAAATCTTCTGTTCTTGCAGTACGGAATTTGGGGCCCCGCCGAACACGCATGTGTGTCCCGTTTGCATGGGGATGCCGGGTGTATTGCCCGTATTGAATGAAAAAGCCGTTGATTATGCCATTCGAATGGGACTGGCTACCCATTGTACCATTGCCGAGCATTCTATTTTTGCCCGGAAAAATTATTTCTATCCCGATTTACCCAAAGGCTACCAAATTTCCCAATTTGAGGAACCCCTGTGTGAACACGGATATGTGGAGATTGAATCGGACGGGCAACGAAAACGCATCGGAATTACGCGCATTCACATGGAAGAAGACGCAGGAAAATCGGTTCATGCAGAGGAATTCGTAAGCAAAAATGAAACCCTGGTGGATCTGAATCGCTGCGGAGTTCCCTTGATTGAGATTGTCAGTGAACCGGATATGCGTTCCCCCCGGGAGGCCTACCTGTATCTGGCCACGCTCAAGCAAATTCTGGAATATCTGGAGATCTCCGACTGCAATATGGAAGAGGGAAGTTTGCGCTGTGATGCAAACGTCTCGCTTCGGCCGGTGGGAGCGAAGGAATTTGGAGTGAAAACAGAAGTAAAAAATATGAATTCCTTCCACGGAGTTGAAAAGGCACTGGAATACGAGATTGAGCGCCAGAGAAAAATCCTCTTGAAAGGCGGAAAAATCAGTCAGCAGACCATGCTCTGGAATGCAAAAGAAGGCAAAATTATTCCCATGCGCTCCAAAGAGGAAGCCAACGATTACCGGTATTTCCCCGAGCCGGATCTGGTGCCTCTGGATGTGGATCCTGCGTGGGTAAACCGGATTGCTCAAGAGCTGCCGGAGCTGCCCTATCAAAAGAAACAACGTTTTGTCAAGGACTATGCCCTTCCGGATTATGATGCGACCGTTTTAACGACTTCAAAGTACCTGGCTGATTTTTACGAAGAGGCCATGAAACGTTATGAAGATGCCAAGAAGTTGAGTAACTGGATGATGGGCGAAGTCCTGCGATTTTTGGGCGAGCGAAAACTGGACATACAGGATTCCCGGATTTCTCCGAACAATCTGGTTGAACTTTTAAAATTGATTGATGACGGTACGATTAATGCCAATACGGCAAAGGCTATTTTTAATGAGATTGCAGAAACCGGGAAGTCTCCGCGTAAAATTGTAGAAGCCAGAGGTCTGGCGCAGGTGAGTGATTCTTCTGAGCTGGAAACAGTTGTAGTTGAAGTGATCGAATCCCATCCTGCGGAACTGGAAAAATATCTTGCCGGGAAAGAAAGCCTGATCGGTTTTTTTATGGGGCAGGTGATGAAAGCCACACGGGGAAAAGCCAACCCGAAACTGGTAAACGACCTTTTGCGAAAGAAATTGGCTGAAAAAAAGTAG
- a CDS encoding hydroxymethylglutaryl-CoA synthase, producing the protein MIGIVGYGSYVPCYRITVDEIAKQWGKNGDEIKKGILVYEKSVPGMDEDAITIAVAAAKNALKRAQIDPQKIGAVYIGSESHPYAVKPSGTVLIDALGIGPEVHVADYEFACKAGSEAMYVAYSHIKSGEMDYAMGIGADTSQGAPNDALEFTASAGGSAFIMGKEKVLAEILATYSYTSDTADFWRREGRMYPMHGSRFTGDPAYFKHVLGAAEGILKKTGMKPSDFKYAVFHMPNGKFPLKAGKTLGFTKEQMEPGWVVPWIGNTYSGSSITGLSATLDVAAPGDKILMVSFGSGAGSDAFIFQMTEEIEGARHRAPTFKEITTRKKIYLTYGEYVRYRGKIQLND; encoded by the coding sequence ATGATCGGAATTGTCGGATATGGATCCTATGTGCCGTGCTACCGCATTACCGTGGATGAAATCGCCAAACAGTGGGGGAAAAACGGCGATGAGATCAAAAAAGGCATTCTCGTTTACGAAAAATCTGTTCCGGGAATGGATGAGGATGCCATTACCATTGCCGTGGCTGCGGCAAAAAATGCGTTAAAACGGGCACAAATCGATCCTCAAAAAATTGGGGCGGTTTACATCGGCTCGGAATCCCACCCCTACGCGGTGAAACCCAGTGGGACGGTCTTAATAGACGCCCTGGGGATCGGACCGGAAGTCCACGTGGCAGATTATGAATTTGCCTGCAAAGCGGGTTCAGAGGCCATGTACGTGGCTTACAGCCACATCAAATCGGGAGAAATGGACTACGCAATGGGCATTGGTGCTGATACCTCTCAGGGTGCACCCAACGATGCCCTTGAATTTACGGCTTCAGCCGGCGGGTCTGCTTTTATCATGGGAAAAGAAAAGGTGCTGGCTGAAATTTTGGCCACGTATTCCTACACATCGGACACGGCTGATTTCTGGCGGAGGGAAGGCCGAATGTATCCCATGCACGGCAGCCGCTTCACGGGTGATCCGGCCTATTTTAAACATGTGTTAGGTGCCGCCGAGGGTATTCTCAAAAAAACAGGAATGAAGCCGTCGGATTTTAAATACGCTGTTTTTCACATGCCCAACGGGAAGTTCCCGCTCAAAGCCGGAAAAACACTTGGATTTACGAAAGAGCAGATGGAGCCGGGCTGGGTCGTGCCGTGGATCGGGAACACGTATTCCGGATCCTCCATTACGGGGTTGTCGGCCACGTTGGACGTTGCGGCTCCCGGCGATAAAATCCTGATGGTTTCCTTCGGATCGGGTGCGGGCAGCGATGCCTTCATTTTTCAGATGACGGAAGAAATCGAAGGGGCACGCCACCGGGCACCGACTTTTAAAGAGATCACCACAAGAAAGAAGATTTATTTAACCTATGGCGAATACGTCCGATATCGGGGCAAAATTCAGTTAAATGACTGA
- the dgt gene encoding dNTP triphosphohydrolase, producing the protein MQKEPLEQMSLFSSEENNVLKLRRREDFEEEEERSLAPYASRSAEKNATRLYIEEEHPYRTNFQRDRDRIIHSRSFRRLKHKRQVFMVTTGDHYRTRLTHTLEVSQISRTMGRSLGLNEDLIEAIALGHDIGHTPFGHIGEVVLHKILRGADTLDGFLEGADLGGFKHNYQSVRVVDELEKKYAFEGLNLTGAVREGILKHTRLNRHQISYPDWNGEHLFMDSESSVTLEGQVVAIADEIAQRTHDLEDGIRAGHVSIGDIRNITLIQWVEEEAGLMPDENEFLYMNSLIRELINRLVSDVLKETLHRLEGFYHKHHRWNFFNEPIVAFSETMDPLQKELDQFISQKIIHRPGIYWADNLATLVIRQLFRAYIQTPAEMHSYPTTRYFQSKNGKSGYIIDKWHPEAIQEKSEFIRLVADYIAGMTDSYAMKEYERLIA; encoded by the coding sequence ATGCAAAAAGAACCGCTTGAACAGATGTCGCTGTTTTCCTCCGAGGAAAACAATGTGCTTAAATTGCGAAGGCGTGAAGATTTTGAAGAGGAAGAGGAGCGGAGTCTTGCCCCGTATGCGTCCCGGAGCGCCGAGAAAAACGCCACGCGGTTGTACATTGAGGAGGAACATCCCTACCGGACCAATTTCCAGCGTGACCGGGATCGAATTATTCACTCCCGTTCCTTTCGGAGGCTGAAACACAAACGTCAGGTGTTTATGGTGACCACCGGCGACCACTATCGCACACGTCTCACCCACACCCTGGAGGTTTCCCAGATTTCCCGAACGATGGGCAGATCGCTTGGCCTGAATGAAGACCTGATCGAAGCCATTGCCCTTGGCCACGATATTGGCCACACTCCCTTTGGACATATCGGAGAAGTGGTGCTCCACAAGATTCTACGGGGCGCAGATACTCTCGACGGGTTTCTTGAAGGGGCGGACCTGGGCGGGTTTAAACACAACTACCAGAGCGTCCGGGTGGTGGATGAGCTGGAGAAAAAATATGCATTTGAAGGTCTTAATCTGACAGGCGCGGTGCGGGAGGGAATTTTAAAACACACCCGGCTCAATCGGCATCAGATCAGTTATCCCGATTGGAATGGCGAGCATCTTTTTATGGACAGCGAATCGTCTGTGACGCTGGAGGGACAGGTGGTGGCGATTGCCGACGAAATCGCCCAACGCACCCACGATCTGGAAGATGGCATTCGGGCGGGTCATGTGTCAATTGGGGATATCCGAAATATCACCCTGATCCAGTGGGTGGAAGAAGAAGCCGGTTTGATGCCGGATGAAAATGAATTTTTGTACATGAACAGCCTGATTCGGGAGCTGATTAACCGGTTGGTTTCGGATGTTCTAAAAGAGACCCTGCACCGTTTGGAAGGCTTCTATCACAAGCACCATCGCTGGAATTTTTTCAATGAGCCCATTGTGGCTTTCTCAGAAACGATGGATCCTTTGCAAAAGGAGCTGGATCAATTTATCAGCCAGAAAATTATTCATCGCCCGGGAATTTACTGGGCCGACAATCTGGCCACCCTTGTTATTCGGCAACTCTTCCGTGCTTATATTCAAACACCGGCAGAAATGCACAGTTATCCAACCACCCGCTATTTTCAATCCAAAAACGGGAAATCAGGATACATTATCGATAAATGGCATCCGGAGGCCATTCAGGAAAAGTCGGAATTTATTCGTCTGGTTGCCGACTATATTGCCGGAATGACGGACAGCTATGCCATGAAAGAATACGAACGGTTGATTGCGTAG
- the recJ gene encoding single-stranded-DNA-specific exonuclease RecJ has translation MNPQWVLAGAPDPKRSEQFAREINVPYILSQILIRRGVDTFEKAKEFFRPSIEYLHDPFLFQDMEKAVDRVARAVQTNEQILIYGDYDVDGATSVSLLYRFFKSIGLNPFTYIPDRMTEGYGLSENGIREAAQRGASLVITVDCGITGAKEVALARQLGLDVIITDHHEPGAELPDALAIINPKRQDCTYPFNSLAGVGVAFKFAQAVARKLGLPEELAFDHLDLVAIGSAADIVPLSGENRILVREGMNLINAKPKAGIRALMESSGLFGKEINSGQVVFILAPRINAVGRLGKADRAVHLLTTDSLSQARNVAKILEAENRNRRNIDEETFRQAQEVIEKEFDPDRDWTIVLGRENWHPGVIGIVASRIVEKYFRPTVMIALEDGVGKGSARSVPGFDIYQALKACKSDVLEFGGHKYAAGLSIEAKNIESFRNNLNQIAHDTMTEDHLIPKIFIDGEIRFKDIDARFFRLLKLFGPFGPSNMRPVFLSKNVQVVGNPQIVGSNHLKFKVRQNGTLIDAIGFNLGELFYRVSPGERNIDMVYVIEENDFRGQKTLQLRVKDLR, from the coding sequence ATGAATCCACAGTGGGTTTTGGCTGGCGCGCCCGATCCTAAAAGATCCGAGCAGTTCGCCAGAGAGATAAATGTTCCTTACATTCTGTCACAAATTCTTATTCGCAGAGGGGTTGATACATTCGAGAAAGCGAAAGAGTTCTTTCGGCCCAGTATTGAATATCTTCACGACCCCTTTTTATTTCAGGATATGGAAAAAGCTGTGGATCGGGTGGCGCGTGCTGTACAGACAAACGAACAGATCCTGATTTACGGCGATTATGATGTCGATGGGGCGACCTCGGTTTCCCTGCTTTACCGCTTTTTCAAATCAATTGGACTGAATCCATTCACCTATATTCCTGACCGCATGACAGAAGGCTACGGGCTTTCGGAAAATGGCATCCGGGAAGCGGCTCAAAGAGGAGCCTCGCTCGTAATTACCGTGGATTGCGGTATTACCGGTGCAAAAGAGGTGGCTCTGGCTCGTCAGCTGGGACTGGATGTGATTATTACAGATCATCACGAACCCGGTGCCGAATTGCCCGACGCCCTGGCGATTATCAATCCCAAACGGCAGGATTGCACCTATCCCTTTAATTCCTTGGCAGGTGTGGGCGTGGCCTTTAAATTTGCACAGGCGGTGGCCCGTAAGTTGGGATTGCCCGAAGAATTGGCTTTCGATCACCTGGATCTGGTCGCCATTGGCAGCGCCGCTGATATTGTTCCGCTTTCGGGCGAGAATCGCATTCTGGTGCGGGAGGGAATGAATCTCATTAATGCGAAGCCCAAAGCAGGTATTCGGGCGCTGATGGAAAGCTCCGGCCTGTTTGGAAAAGAAATCAATTCGGGGCAAGTGGTGTTTATTCTGGCGCCGCGGATAAATGCCGTCGGCCGATTGGGAAAGGCCGATCGGGCGGTGCATCTTCTCACAACCGATTCCCTCTCTCAGGCACGAAATGTGGCCAAAATATTAGAGGCGGAAAATCGCAATCGCCGCAATATTGATGAAGAAACCTTTCGCCAGGCGCAGGAAGTGATTGAAAAAGAATTTGATCCGGACCGCGATTGGACCATTGTTTTGGGCCGGGAAAATTGGCATCCGGGTGTGATTGGAATTGTAGCCTCCCGAATTGTGGAAAAATATTTTCGGCCCACGGTGATGATCGCTCTGGAGGATGGGGTCGGAAAGGGATCCGCCCGCAGCGTGCCCGGATTTGATATTTATCAGGCGCTAAAAGCCTGCAAGTCGGATGTGTTGGAATTCGGTGGGCACAAATATGCGGCCGGACTCTCCATTGAAGCAAAGAATATTGAATCCTTTCGAAATAATTTGAACCAAATTGCCCACGATACCATGACGGAAGATCACCTGATCCCAAAAATCTTTATTGATGGCGAAATTCGTTTCAAAGATATTGACGCCCGATTTTTTCGATTGCTCAAACTGTTTGGCCCCTTTGGACCTTCGAATATGCGTCCGGTGTTCTTGAGTAAAAATGTGCAAGTGGTTGGAAATCCCCAAATTGTAGGCAGTAATCATCTTAAATTCAAGGTTCGCCAAAATGGTACGTTGATTGATGCCATCGGGTTTAATCTGGGTGAATTATTTTATCGTGTCTCACCGGGAGAGCGAAATATCGACATGGTATACGTGATTGAAGAAAATGATTTCAGGGGGCAGAAAACCCTTCAATTGCGGGTGAAGGATTTGAGATAA
- a CDS encoding sporulation protein, whose translation MQLESILKNVLAELREMVQTETVVGKPIHAGDSVVVPVSKVSLGFGGGGGTRAEKNKEDKNDGTALGGGASIEPVAFIVITNGKAQLLSLTAKEENFNWGKVVDLIPDLLTQVKDITQKKGKKNTGKEKKDKESGSVDEDK comes from the coding sequence ATGCAGCTTGAATCAATCCTGAAAAATGTGCTTGCCGAATTGCGCGAAATGGTACAAACAGAAACGGTGGTCGGAAAACCCATTCATGCAGGGGATTCCGTTGTGGTTCCCGTTTCAAAAGTATCCCTCGGGTTTGGCGGCGGCGGCGGAACCCGCGCGGAAAAGAATAAAGAGGATAAAAATGATGGAACGGCTCTGGGCGGAGGTGCAAGTATTGAACCGGTTGCCTTTATTGTGATTACGAATGGAAAAGCCCAACTTCTTTCCCTAACGGCCAAAGAAGAAAATTTCAATTGGGGAAAAGTCGTAGATCTCATTCCGGATTTGCTTACCCAGGTAAAGGACATCACTCAGAAAAAGGGTAAAAAGAACACGGGAAAAGAAAAAAAAGATAAAGAATCGGGGTCTGTGGACGAGGATAAATGA
- a CDS encoding ribonuclease HI family protein, producing the protein MSLKLTAIVDGASRGNPGDAAIGILVRDEEGKEIKRIARVIGKATNNVAEYTAFITCLEELKGYDVSELTVFTDSQLLARQLSGLYKVRDPKLKELFQKAQILIESVQFPVNIVNVPRTQTKEADQLANQALNLAGK; encoded by the coding sequence ATGAGCTTAAAATTAACGGCTATTGTTGATGGAGCTTCAAGGGGGAATCCTGGAGACGCAGCCATTGGAATTCTGGTCCGCGATGAAGAGGGAAAAGAGATCAAACGAATAGCCCGGGTCATTGGAAAAGCCACAAATAATGTCGCCGAATATACAGCCTTTATTACGTGTTTGGAAGAATTAAAGGGCTATGATGTCTCTGAATTAACGGTTTTTACAGACAGCCAGCTCTTGGCGCGGCAATTGTCGGGACTCTACAAAGTGCGCGACCCGAAACTGAAAGAGTTGTTTCAGAAAGCGCAGATTTTGATTGAGAGCGTTCAATTTCCTGTTAACATTGTTAATGTTCCCCGAACCCAAACGAAGGAAGCGGATCAGTTGGCTAACCAGGCGCTGAACCTGGCAGGTAAATAA
- the rpsT gene encoding 30S ribosomal protein S20: MAHHKSAIKRIRTNEKARLRNKFYRSTLKTAIKKVRLAESKEVAQANLNQAISMLDRLAVKGIIHKNNAAHKKAKLTRFVNNWH, from the coding sequence ATGGCGCATCATAAATCAGCAATCAAGAGAATTCGAACAAACGAAAAAGCGCGTTTGCGAAATAAATTTTATCGGTCGACACTAAAGACAGCGATTAAAAAAGTTCGTCTGGCCGAATCGAAGGAAGTGGCTCAAGCCAATTTAAATCAGGCTATTTCCATGTTGGATCGTTTGGCCGTCAAAGGCATCATTCATAAGAATAATGCTGCCCATAAAAAAGCCAAACTTACCCGCTTCGTTAATAACTGGCACTAA